A window from Populus trichocarpa isolate Nisqually-1 chromosome 3, P.trichocarpa_v4.1, whole genome shotgun sequence encodes these proteins:
- the LOC127905067 gene encoding triphosphate tunnel metalloenzyme 3-like, which produces MEVEVKLRLPDSNSHQKLSIILSSFHTKTLIQENIFFDTTNSKLSSNFAALRLRFYNLDSYCILSLKAKPIMSDGISRVEEQEEPIDPKIGRMCVAEPGQLLGLLESSKIIQRVRREFGVGENEVLVCLGMFRNVRQVFDWKGLKLELDETIYDFGTSYEIECESKEPEKDKKLIEGLLKDNGIEFSYSEANKFAVFRSGKLPR; this is translated from the coding sequence ATGGAAGTTGAGGTAAAACTTCGGCTTCCAGACTCAAACTCCCACCAAAAACTGTCCATCATCCTCTCTTCTTTCCACACCAAAACCTTAATCCAAGAAAACATCTTCTTTGACACCACCAACTCCAAACTCTCCTCAAACTTCGCAGCTCTCCGTCTTCGTTTCTACAATCTTGATTCTTACTGCATCCTCTCTCTCAAAGCTAAACCTATCATGTCAGATGGCATTAGCCGCGTTGAAGAGCAAGAAGAGCCCATTGACCCCAAGATTGGCCGCATGTGCGTGGCTGAGCCCGGCCAGTTACTGGGATTATTAGAGAGTTCAAAGATAATTCAGAGAGTCAGAAGGGAGTTTGGGGTTGGAGAAAACGAGGTTCTTGTTTGTTTGGGTATGTTTAGGAATGTGAGGCAAGTGTTTGACTGGAAAGGACTGAAACTAGAGCTTGATGAGacaatttatgattttggaaCCAGTTATGAGATTGAATGTGAGAGTAAAGAGCCTGAGAAGGATAAGAAGTTGATTGAAGGATTGTTGAAGGATAATGGGATTGAGTTTTCCTACTCGGAAGCCAACAAGTTTGCAGTTTTTCGATCTGGGAAATTGCCCCGATGA
- the LOC127903892 gene encoding probable ADP-ribosylation factor GTPase-activating protein AGD11 isoform X1, which produces MEMPISHKNSEGLVPCLHDLLHSDEQSCSSSKEEQKFSGSPPCPDDLLHSNKQSDSSGRDRHKSSGSASWLDNLLNSDEQSCSSKKDQRKHSGSAPCLDDLLHSGRRSCRSSRDPQKSSGPQKRLEQLLSQSGNKICADCGSPDPKWVSISFGVFICIKCSGVHRSLGVHLTKVLSIKLDEWTDEQVNTLIDLGGNTAANKKYEAFIPDDYQKPKSDASIEERSDFIRRKYEQKQFSNCDGQMSCPFPGPRSTLSSSCSSHCSPQDKKQYEKQATRHRIGNAFRNSWGRKDTEYKNNKKSNSLAAMVEFVGLIKVNVVKGTNLAVRDVLTSDPYVVLTLGQQSVRTRVIKNNLNPIWNESLMLSIPEQIPPLKVLVYDKDKFTTDDFMGEAEIDIQPLVSAAKAYENSTITESMQLGKWIAGQDNTLVKDGIISLADGKVKQEISLKLKNVERGVLEIELECVPLTQ; this is translated from the exons ATGGAGATGCCTATCAGTCACAAGAATTCTGAAG GTTTGGTTCCTTGCCTACACGATCTCTTACATTCAGACGAACAGAGTTGCAGCAGCAGTAAAGAGGAACAAAAATTTTCTG GATCGCCTCCTTGTCCAGATGATCTCTTACATTCAAACAAACAAAGTGACAGCAGTGGAAGAGATCGACACAAATCTTCTG GTTCGGCTTCTTGGCTtgataatcttttaaattcaGATGAACAAAGTTGCAGCAGCAAAAAAGATCAACGGAAACATTCTG GATCGGCTCCTTGTCTAGATGATCTCTTACATTCTGGCAGAAGAAGTTGCCGCAGCAGTAGAGATCCACAGAAATCTTCTG GTCCACAAAAAAGACTGGAGCAATTGCTAAGTCAATCAGGGAACAAGATTTGTGCTGATTGTGGATCTCCAGATCCAAAATGGGT GTCAATAAGTTTTGGagtttttatttgtatcaaGTGTTCAGGCGTTCATAGAAGCCTCGGGGTGCATCTAACGAAG GTTCTATCAATCAAATTAGATGAATGGACAGATGAACAAGTGAACACTCTGATAGATTTGGGTGGCAATACTGCTGCAAACAAGAAATATGAAGCTTTTATTCCTGATGAttatcaaaaaccaaaatcagaTGCCTCAATAGAGGAGCGATCTGATTTTATTAG GAGAAAATATGAGCAGAAGCAATTTTCAAACTGTGATGGACAAATGTCCTGCCCATTTCCGGGTCCTAGAAGTACATTATCCTCTAGTTGTTCAAGTCATTGTTCACCCCAAGATAAGAAACAGTATGAAAAACAAGCAACCAGGCATCGTATTGGGAATGCATTTCGTAACAGCTGGGGAAGAAAAGACACTGAGTACAAGAACAATAAAAAGAGCAACTCTTTG GCAGCTATGGTTGAATTTGTTGGATTAATCAAGGTTAATGTAGTCAAAGGAACCAACCTAGCTGTCCGGGATGTGTTGACTAGTGACCCATATGTTGTCCTTACATTGGGCCAGCAA TCAGTGAGGACTCGCGTCATAAAGAACAATTTGAATCCAATTTGGAATGAAAGTCTAATGTTGTCAATTCCAGAACAGATTCCTCCTCTAAAAGTG CTTGTTTACGACAAGGATAAATTCACAACTGATGACTTCATGGGTGAGGCTGAGATAGACATTCAACCACTTGTTTCTGCTGCCAAAGCTTATGAGAATTCAACCATCACCGAGTCGATGCAGCTTGGTAAATGGATAGCAGGCCAGGATAACACCCTTGTTAAAGATGGCATTATCTCACTAGCAGACGGAAAGGTAAAACAAGAAATCAGTCTCAAGCTAAAGAACGTTGAGAGAGGGGTGCTGGAGATTGAGCTTGAATGTGTTCCTCTCACTCAATAG
- the LOC127903892 gene encoding probable ADP-ribosylation factor GTPase-activating protein AGD11 isoform X2 — protein MEMPISHKNSEGLVPCLHDLLHSDEQSCSSSKEEQKFSGSPPCPDDLLHSNKQSDSSGRDRHKSSGSASWLDNLLNSDEQSCSSKKDQRKHSDDLLHSGRRSCRSSRDPQKSSGPQKRLEQLLSQSGNKICADCGSPDPKWVSISFGVFICIKCSGVHRSLGVHLTKVLSIKLDEWTDEQVNTLIDLGGNTAANKKYEAFIPDDYQKPKSDASIEERSDFIRRKYEQKQFSNCDGQMSCPFPGPRSTLSSSCSSHCSPQDKKQYEKQATRHRIGNAFRNSWGRKDTEYKNNKKSNSLAAMVEFVGLIKVNVVKGTNLAVRDVLTSDPYVVLTLGQQSVRTRVIKNNLNPIWNESLMLSIPEQIPPLKVLVYDKDKFTTDDFMGEAEIDIQPLVSAAKAYENSTITESMQLGKWIAGQDNTLVKDGIISLADGKVKQEISLKLKNVERGVLEIELECVPLTQ, from the exons ATGGAGATGCCTATCAGTCACAAGAATTCTGAAG GTTTGGTTCCTTGCCTACACGATCTCTTACATTCAGACGAACAGAGTTGCAGCAGCAGTAAAGAGGAACAAAAATTTTCTG GATCGCCTCCTTGTCCAGATGATCTCTTACATTCAAACAAACAAAGTGACAGCAGTGGAAGAGATCGACACAAATCTTCTG GTTCGGCTTCTTGGCTtgataatcttttaaattcaGATGAACAAAGTTGCAGCAGCAAAAAAGATCAACGGAAACATTCTG ATGATCTCTTACATTCTGGCAGAAGAAGTTGCCGCAGCAGTAGAGATCCACAGAAATCTTCTG GTCCACAAAAAAGACTGGAGCAATTGCTAAGTCAATCAGGGAACAAGATTTGTGCTGATTGTGGATCTCCAGATCCAAAATGGGT GTCAATAAGTTTTGGagtttttatttgtatcaaGTGTTCAGGCGTTCATAGAAGCCTCGGGGTGCATCTAACGAAG GTTCTATCAATCAAATTAGATGAATGGACAGATGAACAAGTGAACACTCTGATAGATTTGGGTGGCAATACTGCTGCAAACAAGAAATATGAAGCTTTTATTCCTGATGAttatcaaaaaccaaaatcagaTGCCTCAATAGAGGAGCGATCTGATTTTATTAG GAGAAAATATGAGCAGAAGCAATTTTCAAACTGTGATGGACAAATGTCCTGCCCATTTCCGGGTCCTAGAAGTACATTATCCTCTAGTTGTTCAAGTCATTGTTCACCCCAAGATAAGAAACAGTATGAAAAACAAGCAACCAGGCATCGTATTGGGAATGCATTTCGTAACAGCTGGGGAAGAAAAGACACTGAGTACAAGAACAATAAAAAGAGCAACTCTTTG GCAGCTATGGTTGAATTTGTTGGATTAATCAAGGTTAATGTAGTCAAAGGAACCAACCTAGCTGTCCGGGATGTGTTGACTAGTGACCCATATGTTGTCCTTACATTGGGCCAGCAA TCAGTGAGGACTCGCGTCATAAAGAACAATTTGAATCCAATTTGGAATGAAAGTCTAATGTTGTCAATTCCAGAACAGATTCCTCCTCTAAAAGTG CTTGTTTACGACAAGGATAAATTCACAACTGATGACTTCATGGGTGAGGCTGAGATAGACATTCAACCACTTGTTTCTGCTGCCAAAGCTTATGAGAATTCAACCATCACCGAGTCGATGCAGCTTGGTAAATGGATAGCAGGCCAGGATAACACCCTTGTTAAAGATGGCATTATCTCACTAGCAGACGGAAAGGTAAAACAAGAAATCAGTCTCAAGCTAAAGAACGTTGAGAGAGGGGTGCTGGAGATTGAGCTTGAATGTGTTCCTCTCACTCAATAG
- the LOC127903892 gene encoding probable ADP-ribosylation factor GTPase-activating protein AGD11 isoform X3 — translation MEMPISHKNSEGLVPCLHDLLHSDEQSCSSSKEEQKFSGSPPCPDDLLHSNKQSDSSGRDRHKSSGSASWLDNLLNSDEQSCSSKKDQRKHSGPQKRLEQLLSQSGNKICADCGSPDPKWVSISFGVFICIKCSGVHRSLGVHLTKVLSIKLDEWTDEQVNTLIDLGGNTAANKKYEAFIPDDYQKPKSDASIEERSDFIRRKYEQKQFSNCDGQMSCPFPGPRSTLSSSCSSHCSPQDKKQYEKQATRHRIGNAFRNSWGRKDTEYKNNKKSNSLAAMVEFVGLIKVNVVKGTNLAVRDVLTSDPYVVLTLGQQSVRTRVIKNNLNPIWNESLMLSIPEQIPPLKVLVYDKDKFTTDDFMGEAEIDIQPLVSAAKAYENSTITESMQLGKWIAGQDNTLVKDGIISLADGKVKQEISLKLKNVERGVLEIELECVPLTQ, via the exons ATGGAGATGCCTATCAGTCACAAGAATTCTGAAG GTTTGGTTCCTTGCCTACACGATCTCTTACATTCAGACGAACAGAGTTGCAGCAGCAGTAAAGAGGAACAAAAATTTTCTG GATCGCCTCCTTGTCCAGATGATCTCTTACATTCAAACAAACAAAGTGACAGCAGTGGAAGAGATCGACACAAATCTTCTG GTTCGGCTTCTTGGCTtgataatcttttaaattcaGATGAACAAAGTTGCAGCAGCAAAAAAGATCAACGGAAACATTCTG GTCCACAAAAAAGACTGGAGCAATTGCTAAGTCAATCAGGGAACAAGATTTGTGCTGATTGTGGATCTCCAGATCCAAAATGGGT GTCAATAAGTTTTGGagtttttatttgtatcaaGTGTTCAGGCGTTCATAGAAGCCTCGGGGTGCATCTAACGAAG GTTCTATCAATCAAATTAGATGAATGGACAGATGAACAAGTGAACACTCTGATAGATTTGGGTGGCAATACTGCTGCAAACAAGAAATATGAAGCTTTTATTCCTGATGAttatcaaaaaccaaaatcagaTGCCTCAATAGAGGAGCGATCTGATTTTATTAG GAGAAAATATGAGCAGAAGCAATTTTCAAACTGTGATGGACAAATGTCCTGCCCATTTCCGGGTCCTAGAAGTACATTATCCTCTAGTTGTTCAAGTCATTGTTCACCCCAAGATAAGAAACAGTATGAAAAACAAGCAACCAGGCATCGTATTGGGAATGCATTTCGTAACAGCTGGGGAAGAAAAGACACTGAGTACAAGAACAATAAAAAGAGCAACTCTTTG GCAGCTATGGTTGAATTTGTTGGATTAATCAAGGTTAATGTAGTCAAAGGAACCAACCTAGCTGTCCGGGATGTGTTGACTAGTGACCCATATGTTGTCCTTACATTGGGCCAGCAA TCAGTGAGGACTCGCGTCATAAAGAACAATTTGAATCCAATTTGGAATGAAAGTCTAATGTTGTCAATTCCAGAACAGATTCCTCCTCTAAAAGTG CTTGTTTACGACAAGGATAAATTCACAACTGATGACTTCATGGGTGAGGCTGAGATAGACATTCAACCACTTGTTTCTGCTGCCAAAGCTTATGAGAATTCAACCATCACCGAGTCGATGCAGCTTGGTAAATGGATAGCAGGCCAGGATAACACCCTTGTTAAAGATGGCATTATCTCACTAGCAGACGGAAAGGTAAAACAAGAAATCAGTCTCAAGCTAAAGAACGTTGAGAGAGGGGTGCTGGAGATTGAGCTTGAATGTGTTCCTCTCACTCAATAG
- the LOC127903892 gene encoding probable ADP-ribosylation factor GTPase-activating protein AGD11 isoform X4, translating to MEMPISHKNSEGLVPCLHDLLHSDEQSCSSSKEEQKFSGSPPCPDDLLHSNKQSDSSGRDRHKSSGSASWLDNLLNSDEQSCSSKKDQRKHSGSAPCLDDLLHSGRRSCRSSRDPQKSSGPQKRLEQLLSQSGNKICADCGSPDPKWVSISFGVFICIKCSGVHRSLGVHLTKVLSIKLDEWTDEQVNTLIDLGGNTAANKKYEAFIPDDYQKPKSDASIEERSDFIRRKYEQKQFSNCDGQMSCPFPGPRSTLSSSCSSHCSPQDKKQYEKQATRHRIGNAFRNSWGRKDTEYKNNKKSNSLAAMVEFVGLIKVNVVKGTNLAVRDVLTSDPYVVLTLGQQSVRTRVIKNNLNPIWNESLMLSIPEQIPPLKVVAVCSLFTTRINSQLMTSWVRLR from the exons ATGGAGATGCCTATCAGTCACAAGAATTCTGAAG GTTTGGTTCCTTGCCTACACGATCTCTTACATTCAGACGAACAGAGTTGCAGCAGCAGTAAAGAGGAACAAAAATTTTCTG GATCGCCTCCTTGTCCAGATGATCTCTTACATTCAAACAAACAAAGTGACAGCAGTGGAAGAGATCGACACAAATCTTCTG GTTCGGCTTCTTGGCTtgataatcttttaaattcaGATGAACAAAGTTGCAGCAGCAAAAAAGATCAACGGAAACATTCTG GATCGGCTCCTTGTCTAGATGATCTCTTACATTCTGGCAGAAGAAGTTGCCGCAGCAGTAGAGATCCACAGAAATCTTCTG GTCCACAAAAAAGACTGGAGCAATTGCTAAGTCAATCAGGGAACAAGATTTGTGCTGATTGTGGATCTCCAGATCCAAAATGGGT GTCAATAAGTTTTGGagtttttatttgtatcaaGTGTTCAGGCGTTCATAGAAGCCTCGGGGTGCATCTAACGAAG GTTCTATCAATCAAATTAGATGAATGGACAGATGAACAAGTGAACACTCTGATAGATTTGGGTGGCAATACTGCTGCAAACAAGAAATATGAAGCTTTTATTCCTGATGAttatcaaaaaccaaaatcagaTGCCTCAATAGAGGAGCGATCTGATTTTATTAG GAGAAAATATGAGCAGAAGCAATTTTCAAACTGTGATGGACAAATGTCCTGCCCATTTCCGGGTCCTAGAAGTACATTATCCTCTAGTTGTTCAAGTCATTGTTCACCCCAAGATAAGAAACAGTATGAAAAACAAGCAACCAGGCATCGTATTGGGAATGCATTTCGTAACAGCTGGGGAAGAAAAGACACTGAGTACAAGAACAATAAAAAGAGCAACTCTTTG GCAGCTATGGTTGAATTTGTTGGATTAATCAAGGTTAATGTAGTCAAAGGAACCAACCTAGCTGTCCGGGATGTGTTGACTAGTGACCCATATGTTGTCCTTACATTGGGCCAGCAA TCAGTGAGGACTCGCGTCATAAAGAACAATTTGAATCCAATTTGGAATGAAAGTCTAATGTTGTCAATTCCAGAACAGATTCCTCCTCTAAAAGTG GTGGCTGTATGCAGCTTGTTTACGACAAGGATAAATTCACAACTGATGACTTCATGGGTGAGGCTGAGATAG
- the LOC18097186 gene encoding ABC transporter C family member 3, which yields MHAPGSNIDFLLKSIFIRGFCGSLHLVLLLALSVSYVCKKLSRRGDGEGSKETLKIKRRFMWYKQTMVCCLGVSVFNFILCLLSYFYLYGNVWSDGEAMTLLDFGLRTLSWGALVVYLHTQFFNSGEKMFPLLLRVWWGFYLAISCYCFFVDVFLHHKHVSLEIEWYLVSDVVSVFTGLFLCYVGSLRSDIQDVLEEPLLNGDSSSIDNLENRGADTVTPFGNAGLFSILTFSWMNSLIAAGNKKTLDLEDVPQLHGVDSVVGAFPVFKNKLESDCGRVTRFKFAKALFLLVWKEILWTALLALIHTLSSYVGPYLIDVFVQCLDGRGEFKNQGYILASAFVVAKLAECLAQRHLRFRLQQIGTRLRAVTATMIYNKSLTISSHSKQGHSSGQIINIMTIDANRLGIFSWYMHDPWLVILQVCLALLILYRNLGLGSVAGFVATVIVMSLNYPFGRLEEKFQDKLMESKDKRMKATTEILRNMRILKLQGWEMKFLSKILELRKVETRWLKKYLYTSEVITVVAWVTPTVVAVATFGTCMLMGVPLDSGKVLSALATFEILQSPIYNLPNTVSMLIQTKVSLDRIASFLCLDDLQPDAIEKLPVGSSDTAIEIVDGNFSWDFSSPCATLKDINFKVFNGMKVAVCGTVGSGKSSLLSSILGELPKISGTLKLCGTKAYVAQSPWIQSGKIEENILFGKEMDRERYEKVLEACSLKKDLEILSFGDQTVIGERGINLSGGQKQRIQIARALYQDAQIYLFDDPFSAVDAHTGSHLFKEVLLGLLSSKTVIYVTHQVEFLSTADLILVMKDGRIAQAGKYDDILNSGSDFTVLVGAHKAALSVLDSRQAGPVSENESVRDNNGGENSTDGIVHNEGNKDSQIGKADEVAEPQAQLIQEEEREKGRVGFQIYWKYITTAYGGALVPFILLAQLLFQILQIGSTYWMAWATPVSKDVKPVVSGSRLLIVYVSLVIGSSFGILARVMLLVTAGYKTATLLFNKLHLCIFRAPMSFFDATPSGRIINRASTDQSALEMEIPYIIGELAIQAITLLGIIAVMSQVAWQVFMVSIPVIAACIWYQQYYIPSARELSRLIGVCNAPVIQNFAETISGATTIRSFDQESRFEEINMKLTDAYSRPKFHNSAAMQWLCFRMDMFSSITFAFCLFLLVSFPEKINPAIAGLAVTYALGLHMAQYVLIWCFCNCENKLISVERILQYISIPAEPPLVIEANRPGHSWPSHGEIDIDNLQVRYAPHMPLVLRGLSCTFPGGKKTGIVGRTGSGKSTLIQALFRTVEPAAGQIMIDSIDISLIGLHDLRSRLSIIPQDPTMFEGTVRSNLDPLEEYTDEQIWEVLDKCQLGDEVRKKERKLDSTVIENGENWSMGQRQLVCLGRVLLKKSKVLVLDEATASVDTATDNLIQQTLRQHFSDCTVITIAHRITSVLDSDMVLLLSHGLIEEYDSPTRLLENKSSSFSQLVAEYTVRSNTSFEKSAGIN from the exons ATGCATGCGCCAGGTTCTaacattgattttcttcttaaatCCATTTTCATACGTGGGTTCTGTGGATCATTGCACTTGGTTTTGTTACTCGCTTTATCTGTCTCATATGTGTGCAAGAAACTGAGCAGGAGGGGTGATGGGGAGGGCTCTAAAGAGACGTTAAAGATAAAGAGGAGGTTTATGTGGTATAAACAGACTATGGTCTGTTGTTTGGGTGTCTCAGTGTTTAATTTCATCTTGTGTTTGTTGAGCTACTTTTATCTGTATGGAAATGTCTGGTCTGATGGTGAAGCAATGACCCTTTTGGATTTTGGGCTCAGAACACTCTCTTGGGGTGCACTTGTTGTTTACTTGCATACCCAGTTTTTTAACTCAGGTGAAAAGATGTTCCCTTTGTTATTGAGAGTTTGGTGGGGTTTCTATTTGGCTATTTCTTGTTATTGCTTTTTTGTAGATGTTTTCCTTCATCACAAACATGTGTCTTTGGAGATAGAGTGGTATTTAGTGTCTGATGTGGTCTCTGTGTTTACTGGATTGTTTCTTTGTTATGTTGGGTCTTTGAGAAGTGATATTCAAGATGTACTTGAAGAACCCCTTTTGAATGGTGATTCTAGCTCGATTGATAATTTAGAGAACAGGGGGGCAGATACGGTGACTCCTTTTGGAAACGCTGGTCTTTTCAGTATTCTAACCTTTTCTTGGATGAATTCTTTAATTGCTGCTGGCAACAAGAAAACCTTAGACCTTGAAGATGTTCCTCAACTTCACGGTGTCGATAGTGTGGTTGGAGCTTTtccagtttttaaaaataagcttGAGTCGGATTGTGGTAGAGTTACAAGGTTCAAGTTCGCAAAAGCTTTGTTCCTGTTAGTCTGGAAAGAAATTTTATGGACAGCTTTATTGGCGTTGATTCACACGTTAAGTTCTTATGTTGGTCCCTACCTTATCGATGTTTTTGTTCAATGCCTTGACGGGCGAGGAGAATTCAAGAATCAAGGTTACATTTTGGCTTCCGCCTTTGTGGTTGCAAAGCTCGCTGAGTGCCTCGCACAGAGGCATTTGCGCTTTAGGTTGCAGCAAATTGGAACAAGGCTCCGCGCAGTAACAGCCACGATGATATACAACAAAAGCTTGACCATTTCCAGTCATTCGAAGCAAGGGCATTCGAGTGGACAAATAATCAATATTATGACTATTGATGCTAATAGACTTGGCATCTTTAGTTGGTACATGCACGATCCATGGTTGGTCATCTTGCAAGTTTGTTTGGCCTTGCTGATACTGTACAGAAATTTGGGACTCGGGTCAGTTGCTGGCTTTGTTGCGACAGTAATTGTCATGTCGTTAAACTATCCTTTCGGGAGACTGGAGGAGAAGTTTCAAGACAAGTTAATGGAATCAAAAGATAAACGAATGAAGGCAACCACGGAGATTTTGAGAAATATGAGAATTCTCAAGCTTCAGGGATGGGAAATGAAGTTTTTGTCTAAGATTCTTGAACTCAGGAAAGTAGAGACACGGTGGTTGAAAAAATACTTATATACTTCAGAAGTGATCACTGTTGTCGCCTGGGTTACTCCGACTGTTGTGGCTGTGGCCACCTTTGGTACTTGCATGCTTATGGGAGTCCCGCTTGACTCAGGGAAGGTCTTATCTGCACTTGCAACATTCGAGATTCTTCAATCCCCAATCTATAACCTTCCCAATACAGTTTCTATGCTAATTCAAACAAAGGTTTCTCTCGACAGAATtgcatcttttctttgtctCGATGACTTGCAGCCTGATGCTATAGAGAAGCTTCCAGTAGGCAGTTCTGATACAGCAATTGAGATTGTTGATGGAAATTTCTCTTGGGATTTCTCTTCACCCTGTGCAACATTGAAAGACATAAACTTCAAAGTGTTCAATGGTATGAAGGTAGCTGTATGTGGTACTGTTGGATCAGGCAAGTCGAGCTTGCTTTCCTCCATTTTAGGAGAATTACCCAAGATCTCAGGGACACTTAAGCTGTGCGGGACAAAGGCCTACGTTGCTCAGTCACCTTGGATACAGAGTGGTAAGATAGAAGAGAACATATTGTTTGGTAAGGAGATGGACAGAGAAAGGTACGAGAAGGTACTTGAAGCATGTTCCCTGAAGAAGGACCTGGAAATCCTCTCATTCGGTGATCAAACAGTAATTGGTGAGAGGGGTATCAACTTGAGTGGTGGACAGAAGCAAAGAATACAGATAGCACGTGCTCTCTACCAAGATGCCCAAATCTATCTATTTGATGACCCTTTCAGTGCCGTGGATGCTCATACTGGATCTCATTTGTTTAAA GAAGTTTTGCTTGGTCTTTTAAGTTCAAAAACTGTTATTTATGTTACTCATCAGGTTGAGTTCTTATCCACTGCTGATCTAATCTTG GTCATGAAAGATGGAAGGATCGCGCAGGCTGGAAAGTATGATGACATTCTCAATTCAGGATCTGATTTTACGGTTCTTGTTGGTGCACATAAGGCAGCTTTATCAGTTCTTGATTCCAGACAGGCAGGACCAGTTTCCGAAAATGAAAGTGTCAGAGACAACAATGGAGGCGAGAACAGTACTGATGGGATTGTACATAACGAAGGAAATAAAGATTCACAAATTGGTAAAGCAGATGAGGTAGCTGAGCCACAAGCACAACTCAttcaagaagaagagagagagaaaggcagAGTTGGGTTTCAAATCTATTGGAAATATATCACAACAGCATACGGAGGAGCTCTGGTGCCCTTTATATTACTGGCACAACTTCTCTTTCAGATCCTTCAAATTGGTAGCACTTATTGGATGGCATGGGCAACTCCTGTGTCAAAGGATGTGAAACCTGTTGTTAGTGGATCTAGACTGTTAATCGTCTATGTATCTCTGGTTATTGGAAGTTCTTTTGGCATCCTGGCTCGAGTCATGCTTCTTGTAACAGCAGGGTACAAAACTGCAACTCTACTATTCAACAAATTGCATCTGTGCATTTTTCGTGCTCCCATGTCCTTTTTTGACGCGACCCCTAGTGGACGAATCATTAACAGA GCTTCTACAGATCAAAGTGCATTAGAGATGGAAATTCCATATATAATTGGGGAACTTGCCATCCAAGCAATCACGCTTCTGGGAATTATTGCGGTGATGTCTCAGGTGGCATGGCAAGTTTTTATGGTTTCCATCCCTGTGATTGCTGCCTGTATCTGGTATCAG CAATATTACATTCCCTCAGCAAGAGAGCTTTCACGGTTGATTGGAGTATGCAACGCTCCAGTTATCCAAAATTTTGCAGAAACAATTTCAGGAGCAACAACGATCAGGAGCTTtgatcaagaatcaagattcgaAGAAATAAATATGAAACTAACAGATGCATATTCTCGGCCCAAATTTCATAATTCTGCTGCAATGCAATGGCTTTGCTTCCGAATGGATATGTTCAGTTCTATTACATTTGCTTTCTGTCTGTTTCTTTTAGTCTCTTTTCCAGAAAAAATTAATCCAG cCATTGCAGGCTTAGCTGTTACGTATGCGCTTGGCCTACACATGGCACAATATGTGTTGATATGGTGTTTCTGCAATTGCGAGAACAAACTCATATCAGTAGAGAGAATTCTTCAGTACATTTCTATACCTGCCGAGCCTCCTCTTGTAATTGAAGCGAACAGGCCTGGCCATTCTTGGCCATCACATGGCGAAATTGACATCGATAATCTGCAG GTCCGATATGCCCCACACATGCCACTTGTGCTGCGTGGTCTCTCATGCACTTTCCCAGGAGGAAAGAAAACTGGTATTGTTGGGAGAACAGGCAGTGGTAAATCTACTCTCATACAGGCTCTTTTCCGAACCGTAGAACCTGCAGCTGGTCAGATTATGATTGACAGCATTGATATCTCACTGATTGGCCTGCATGATTTAAGGTCAAGACTGAGCATTATTCCCCAGGATCCAACCATGTTCGAAGGGACTGTTAGAAGTAATTTGGACCCACTTGAAGAGTACACAGATGAACAGATCTGGGAG GTTCTGGATAAGTGCCAACTTGGAGATGAAGttaggaaaaaggaaaggaagctaGATTCCACAG TTATCGAGAATGGGGAGAACTGGAGTATGGGCCAGAGGCAACTAGTCTGTCTAGGGCGTGTGCTTCTCAAGAAAAGTAAGGTCCTGGTCCTTGATGAAGCTACTGCCTCAGTTGACACAGCCACTGATAATCTTATTCAGCAAACGCTCAGGCAGCATTTCTCTGACTGTACAGTGATAACCATTGCACATCGAATAACCTCTGTTCTTGACAGTGACATGGTTTTGCTTCTAAGTCATG GTCTCATTGAGGAATATGATTCTCCAACAAGGTTGTTAGAGAACAAGTCATCGTCATTCTCCCAACTTGTAGCAGAGTACACAGTGAGGTCAAATACCAGTTTCGAGAAATCAGCTGGAATAAATTGA